Proteins co-encoded in one Sulfurovum xiamenensis genomic window:
- a CDS encoding HAD family hydrolase produces the protein MIILFDLDGTLIDSTEAILESFDVAFKTFGTAVPDEERIKAEIGHPLDVMFATLGVEASYVDAHVQAYKRHYRKISCAKTVLLPEAREAVELASQHARLGVVTTKTAKYSIELLEHMGLMTYFDVLVGREDVVNPKPHPEPIFKALSKLQSERNIYWMIGDTPMDILAANAAKINSVAVTCGYADETLLLEHTDNVSKSALEAVKFITQL, from the coding sequence ATGATAATACTATTTGATTTAGACGGAACACTGATTGATTCAACAGAAGCGATACTAGAGAGTTTTGATGTTGCATTTAAAACATTTGGTACAGCAGTACCGGATGAGGAACGTATTAAAGCAGAGATAGGACATCCTTTGGATGTGATGTTTGCAACATTGGGCGTTGAAGCATCTTATGTGGATGCACATGTGCAGGCCTATAAGAGGCACTATAGAAAGATCTCATGTGCGAAGACCGTATTGCTTCCTGAAGCAAGAGAAGCGGTGGAACTAGCAAGTCAACATGCCAGGCTTGGGGTTGTGACGACCAAAACGGCCAAATACTCCATAGAGCTTTTGGAACATATGGGGTTGATGACCTATTTTGATGTATTGGTAGGCAGAGAGGATGTGGTAAATCCCAAACCGCATCCCGAACCTATCTTTAAAGCGTTGTCCAAATTGCAGAGTGAAAGAAATATCTATTGGATGATAGGTGACACACCGATGGATATATTGGCAGCCAATGCGGCAAAGATCAATAGTGTGGCAGTCACATGCGGATATGCAGATGAAACCTTACTACTGGAGCATACGGATAATGTCTCTAAGAGTGCACTTGAGGCTGTGAAGTTCATTACTCAATTATAA
- a CDS encoding ABC transporter ATP-binding protein, which produces MSSILTIKDLSLSVGSDILLDRISFEIQHGEIFALVGESGSGKSLTSLAIMRLLPEVIAVRSGEIYLKDSALFTLPEAQMQKVRGKSIAMIFQEPMSALNPVMTVGSQVAEVLKVHLGLKKEQIKEKVLSLFREVALKDPEERYHWYPHQLSGGQKQRVMIAIALACEPDLLIADEPTTALDVTIQAQVLGLLKKICKQRDLSILFITHDMAVVSEMADRVAVMKKGEIVEQAACKDFFTYPQHAYTQRLLADARTTKAYTKVEKGYEPLIEVEGLKVHFPIKKGFFQRTTGVVKAVDDVTFSIAKGRTLALVGESGSGKSTIGKAILSLLDETEGEVRFENQNLVGLDKKALSSYRRKIQVVFQDPFSALNPRMTIANIIREGMISLDVGPKSRREQDKYIAALLLKVDLEAAHMHRYPHEFSGGQRQRIGIARALAVEPELIICDEPTSALDVTVRTQVLDLLSRLQKESGVSYLFITHDLSIIPMIADEVAVMKEGKIVEQGLVKDVMEDPQHPYTQKLLASAPKLMHKEREDDNTI; this is translated from the coding sequence ATGAGCAGTATCTTAACCATTAAAGATCTGTCGTTGAGTGTGGGGAGTGACATCTTGTTGGATCGTATCAGTTTTGAGATTCAACATGGAGAGATCTTTGCTTTAGTGGGCGAGTCCGGATCCGGTAAGTCTTTAACCTCATTGGCTATCATGCGACTGCTGCCTGAGGTCATAGCTGTGCGTTCAGGAGAGATCTATTTAAAAGATAGTGCATTGTTTACCCTGCCAGAAGCACAGATGCAAAAAGTACGAGGTAAATCAATAGCGATGATCTTTCAGGAACCTATGTCCGCCTTGAACCCGGTTATGACAGTAGGTTCGCAAGTTGCAGAAGTACTCAAGGTGCATTTGGGGCTCAAAAAAGAGCAGATCAAAGAGAAGGTACTCTCCCTATTTAGGGAAGTGGCATTGAAAGATCCTGAAGAACGTTACCACTGGTATCCGCATCAACTCTCTGGTGGACAAAAACAAAGAGTGATGATAGCCATAGCACTGGCCTGTGAACCTGACCTGCTTATTGCTGATGAGCCTACAACAGCATTGGATGTTACGATACAGGCACAAGTACTCGGGTTACTCAAAAAGATATGTAAGCAAAGAGATCTCTCTATTTTGTTCATCACGCATGATATGGCCGTCGTCTCAGAAATGGCTGATAGGGTTGCAGTTATGAAAAAAGGAGAGATAGTCGAGCAAGCAGCGTGTAAAGATTTTTTTACGTATCCACAACATGCTTATACGCAGCGCTTGTTGGCAGATGCCAGGACTACAAAAGCCTACACCAAAGTAGAAAAAGGTTATGAACCCTTAATTGAGGTAGAAGGGCTAAAAGTACATTTTCCCATCAAAAAAGGTTTTTTCCAAAGAACAACAGGGGTTGTCAAGGCAGTAGATGATGTCACATTTTCTATTGCAAAGGGAAGGACCCTGGCACTGGTGGGAGAATCCGGAAGCGGTAAAAGTACCATTGGTAAAGCAATACTCTCACTACTGGATGAGACAGAGGGAGAAGTGCGTTTTGAGAACCAAAATCTGGTTGGGTTGGATAAAAAAGCTTTAAGTTCATACAGACGTAAGATACAAGTGGTGTTTCAAGATCCTTTTTCTGCACTGAACCCCCGGATGACCATAGCCAATATCATCAGAGAAGGTATGATAAGTTTGGATGTGGGACCAAAAAGTAGAAGAGAACAAGATAAGTATATTGCGGCACTTCTTTTAAAAGTGGATTTGGAAGCTGCCCACATGCATCGTTATCCGCATGAGTTTTCAGGAGGACAACGTCAACGCATAGGTATCGCAAGAGCATTGGCAGTAGAACCTGAACTGATCATTTGTGATGAACCTACTTCAGCACTGGATGTCACTGTACGGACACAGGTCCTGGATTTACTGAGCCGATTGCAAAAAGAATCAGGGGTCTCGTATCTGTTTATCACACATGATCTCTCTATTATCCCTATGATAGCCGATGAGGTTGCTGTGATGAAAGAGGGTAAAATAGTCGAACAAGGGTTAGTGAAAGATGTGATGGAAGATCCTCAGCATCCTTACACACAAAAATTACTTGCTTCAGCACCAAAATTAATGCATAAAGAAAGAGAAGATGATAATACTATTTGA
- a CDS encoding ABC transporter permease: MKLVLLWTDILVWSLMIVLFLGSWVISRSPQIKAQWHAIFRSSIAMASSTVLLFYLLFTLLDSVHLRLSLPLEGQKNQEVVYGSEMVSLLDLLFEHNIQNTERTYSAPFATEEYASSIMVDENGMTKQVHLPLKHVSTKDNVVQESLFALGVGLIVSLSLVVLHLWWRERSRFMLAWKEMWQGESDLPWRTAYVTFIVLVMAFTWLYMLSYSYHVLGTDKVGNDVLYQSFKSIRTGVLIGILTTLIMLPVAVILGVSAGLFGGWVDDVIQYLYTTLSSIPGVLLIAAGVLSMQVMMENHPTWFETTLERSDLRLLFLILILGITSWTGLCRLLRAETLKISQMEFVTAAKAFGVSKLTIIRRHIVPNLMHIILISVVLDFSGLVLAEAVLSYVGVGVDPTMHSWGNMINQARLEMAREPMVWWSLFSAFVFMFILVLAANLFSDRIQTVLDPRNKV, encoded by the coding sequence ATGAAATTGGTATTACTTTGGACAGACATCTTGGTATGGTCATTGATGATAGTACTTTTTCTGGGGTCATGGGTGATCTCGCGTTCTCCTCAAATTAAAGCACAGTGGCATGCGATCTTTAGATCTAGTATCGCGATGGCCTCTTCAACGGTACTTTTGTTCTATCTATTGTTTACGTTGCTTGACTCTGTACATTTGCGTTTGTCACTGCCTCTTGAAGGACAAAAAAATCAGGAGGTCGTGTATGGTTCTGAGATGGTCTCCCTTCTGGATCTACTCTTTGAACATAACATTCAAAACACAGAGCGTACCTACTCTGCACCTTTTGCAACGGAAGAGTATGCAAGTTCCATCATGGTAGATGAAAATGGTATGACCAAACAGGTGCACCTGCCGTTAAAGCATGTTTCCACAAAAGATAACGTTGTACAAGAGTCTTTGTTCGCATTGGGTGTGGGGTTGATAGTGAGTCTGTCACTGGTCGTGTTGCATCTCTGGTGGAGAGAGCGATCAAGATTTATGCTTGCATGGAAAGAGATGTGGCAAGGAGAGAGTGATTTGCCGTGGCGTACGGCTTATGTGACATTCATCGTATTGGTGATGGCATTTACCTGGCTTTATATGCTTAGCTACTCTTATCATGTATTGGGTACAGATAAAGTAGGCAACGATGTGCTTTATCAAAGTTTCAAAAGCATTCGTACCGGCGTTCTCATAGGGATACTTACCACACTTATCATGTTACCTGTAGCGGTGATCCTAGGTGTAAGTGCAGGGTTGTTTGGCGGCTGGGTAGATGATGTGATCCAGTATCTTTATACTACACTCTCTTCGATCCCGGGTGTACTGCTGATCGCAGCGGGGGTACTCTCTATGCAGGTGATGATGGAGAATCATCCCACATGGTTTGAAACTACTCTTGAACGTTCTGATCTACGTTTGCTCTTTCTTATTTTGATCCTTGGAATTACTTCATGGACAGGTTTATGTAGACTGCTTAGGGCTGAGACACTTAAAATCTCTCAAATGGAGTTTGTCACCGCAGCCAAAGCATTTGGCGTGAGCAAGCTTACGATTATCCGTCGTCATATAGTGCCTAATCTCATGCATATTATTCTTATCTCTGTGGTGTTGGACTTCTCTGGCCTGGTACTGGCTGAAGCGGTACTGTCATATGTGGGTGTAGGGGTCGATCCAACGATGCACTCATGGGGAAACATGATCAATCAGGCGCGACTGGAGATGGCAAGAGAACCCATGGTATGGTGGTCACTCTTTTCGGCATTTGTATTCATGTTTATTTTGGTTTTGGCCGCCAATCTATTTTCTGACCGTATTCAAACGGTACTGGACCCTAGGAATAAAGTATGA